A genomic segment from Bubalus bubalis isolate 160015118507 breed Murrah chromosome 5, NDDB_SH_1, whole genome shotgun sequence encodes:
- the LOC102402896 gene encoding olfactory receptor 148-like translates to MRNHTEVNEFILLGIPQTQGLETVLLVIFSFIYLFTLLGNLLILLAIVSSSNLHTPMYFFLGLLSILDMLFPSVTCPKMLIYLSGQSQAISYKGCAVQLFFYHFLGSTEGCLYSVMAYDRFVAICHPLRYMLIMRPGVCVGLVLAAWLVGCLHATILTSFTFQLPYCGPNWVDHFFCDIPAVLPLACADSSLAQRVGSTNVGFLALMLWLSVCVSYTRIGIAILRIRSAEDRQKAFSICSAHLTAILCAYGPVIIIYLQPTSNPFLSATVQILNNIVSPMLNSLIYSLRNKEVKSSLKKAFYNVVFSAVD, encoded by the coding sequence ATGAGGAACCACACAGAAGTGAATGAGTTCATCCTACTGGGAATACCTCAGACACAGGGACTGGAGACTGTGCTCCTTGTCATCTTCTCATTTATTTACCTCTTCACCCTGCTGGGAAATTTGCTCATTCTTCTAGCAATTGTCTCCTCCTCGAACCTTCACACTCCCATGTACTTCTTCTTGGGACTCCTATCGATTTTGGACATGCTATTCCCCTCTGTCACCTGTCCCAAGATGCTAATCTATCTCTCTGGCCAGAGCCAAGCCATATCTTATAAGGGATGTGCTGTTCAGCTCTTCTTCTATCATTTCCTGGGTTCTACGGAAGGCTGCCTCTATTCTGTGATGGCTTATGATCGTTTTGTTGCCATCTGTCACCCACTGAGATATATGCTCATCATGAGACCTGGAGTCTGTGTTGGTTTGGTCTTGGCAGCCTGGTTGGTGGGTTGTCTTCATGCCACTATCCTGACATCCTTTACCTTTCAGCTACCCTACTGTGGCCCCAATTGGGTGgaccacttcttctgtgacattCCTGCTGTCTTACCCCTGGCTTGTGCTGATAGCTCCCTGGCCCAGAGAGTGGGTTCCACTAATGTTGGCTTTCTGGCTTTAATGCTTTGGTTGAGTGTTTGTGTCTCCTACACACGCATTGGGATTGCCATTTTGAGGATCCGTTCAGCAGAGGACAGGCAGAAAGCTTTCTCTATCTGCAGTGCCCACCTCACTGCCATTCTCTGTGCCTATGGACCTGTAATCATCATCTATCTGCAGCCCACATCCAACCCTTTTCTCAGTGCCACGgtgcaaatattaaataatattgtcTCACCCATGCTGAACTCATTAATCTATTCTTTAAGGAACAAAGAGGTGAAAAGCTCACTAAAAAAGGCATTCTATAATGTAGTATTTAGTGCTGTAGACTAA
- the LOC102402574 gene encoding olfactory receptor 148-like produces the protein MRNHTEVNEFILLGIPQTQGLETVLLGIFSFIYLFTLLGNLLILLAIVSSSTLHTPMYFFLGVLSILDMLFPSVTCPKMLFYLSGQSQAISYKGCAVQLFFYHFLGSTEGCLYSVMAYDRFVAICHPLRYMLIMRPGVCVGLGMAAWLVGCLQATILTSFTFQLPYCGPNQVDHFFCDIPAVLPLACSDSSLAQRVGSTNVGFLALMLWLSVCVSYTRIGIAILRICSAEGRQKAFSTCSAHLTAILCAYGPVIIIYLQPTPNTFLSATVQILNNIVSPMLNSLIYSLRNKKVKSSLKRVFYNVVFTALD, from the coding sequence ATGAGGAACCACACAGAAGTGAATGAGTTCATCCTACTGGGAATACCTCAGACACAGGGACTGGAGACTGTGCTCCTTGGcatcttctcatttatttatctcTTCACCCTGCTGGGAAATCTGCTCATTCTTCTAGCAATTGTCTCCTCCTCGACCCTTCACACTCCCATGTACTTCTTCTTGGGAGTCCTATCTATTTTGGATATGCTGTTCCCCTCTGTCACCTGTCCCAAGATGTTATTTTATCTTTCTGGCCAGAGCCAAGCCATATCTTATAAGGGATGTGCTGTTCAGCtcttcttttatcatttcctGGGTTCTACGGAAGGCTGCCTCTATTCTGTGATGGCTTATGATCGTTTTGTTGCCATCTGTCACCCACTGAGATATATGCTCATCATGAGACCTGGAGTCTGTGTTGGTTTGGGCATGGCAGCTTGGTTGGTAGGTTGTCTTCAGGCCACCATCCTGACATCCTTTACCTTTCAGCTACCCTACTGTGGCCCCAATCAGGTGgaccacttcttctgtgacattCCTGCTGTCTTACCCCTGGCTTGTTCTGATAGCTCCCTGGCCCAGAGAGTGGGTTCCACTAATGTTGGCTTTCTGGCTTTAATGCTTTGGTTGAGTGTTTGTGTCTCCTACACACGCATTGGGATTGCCATTTTGAGGATCTGTTcagcagagggcaggcagaaagCGTTCTCTACCTGCAGTGCCCACCTCACTGCCATTCTCTGTGCCTATGGACCTGTAATCATCATCTATCTACAGCCCACACCCAACACTTTTCTCAGTGCCACGgtgcaaatattaaataatattgtcTCACCCATGCTGAACTCATTAATCTATTCCTTAAGGAACAAGAAGGTGAAAAGCTCATTAAAAAGGGTATTCTATAATGTAGTATTTACTGCTCTGGACTAA